A segment of the Triticum urartu cultivar G1812 chromosome 1, Tu2.1, whole genome shotgun sequence genome:
CAACGGCTCGCCCACGCCACCAAGACTGCCGCGGGCTCGCAAGAGCAACCCTCGAGTGAGTGGGCCGGAGTGGGTGTAAGTGTGGCCCGGCCCAGCGGCTGCCACTACTTAACCTAGCCTCGACCTCCAAGCCAATCATCCAGTGGATCAGGCAAACGGCAACGGCGGCTACCTACTTTCCAATTCCCCATTCTTGTAATCCCTAGTTCGTTGTAATCCAATACAGCTATCCGAATTCGAGCTACTAGTGAATCCGATCGAGAGAACTCCATCCAGTCCCTCACATCTGGTATCAGAGACAACCACCACCACTTCCCTACTCCGATTTGGCTCTGTTCATCGAAACCAGGCGTCTTCGTCAAGCCCGCGTACAGATCGAGGCCATGGATTCCACCATGAAGGAGTACATGGACAAGATCACCAAGTCCATGGACGAGTTCCGCATCGAGCTCCGAGGCAACACGGCCGCGATCCACGCGCACACGGCCAAGCTGGACGATCTGGTCGCGTGGCGGCCCGATTTGGAGCATCGCGTCGATCAGCTCACCAACGCGGTAGCGGAACTGCAACAAGGGCGACCGcctgcggcggcggcgctcggtgTGGCACCGCAGGGATCGTCGACGACTGCTCCCACCCTCGCTGCGGTCGGCGTTCACCCTGGCGCCGAACCGACCGCGCAGGGGCGGCCACACGGGTCCGAGGACCACTGCGACACCTTCCTCCACCGGGAGCAGGGGCTGGCCACGCCGCCAGCGCCCCTCCCGGGCACTGGTCAGTACTCCCTGCAGTCGCCTGGTCCTGTAGTTTCCCCTTTCTCTCATGCTAGTCAACTGCTCGCCGGATTGGGACAAGCCCATCCTTCTGTGGTGTTTCCACAGTTCGCCGGTGAGAACCCAAAACTGTGGAAGACATTATGTGAGCAGTACTTCGGCATGTTTGGAATTCATTCCACATTTTGGGTACCCATGGCTGCACTCAATTTCTCTGGCCCTGCATCCATATGGTTGCAATCAGTTCAGAACAAATTGTCTGACTACGATTGGGAATCCTTTGCTGCTTTACTCTGTACGTGATTTGGTAGAGACATGCATCAGCATCTGATCCGTCAGTTCTATACAATTCGACAGACCACTTCGGTTGTAGATTATATTGAGCGTTTTGAATCAATAATGAATCATTTGGCCTCATACTCTGACAACACTCACCCGTATTTTTACTTGACTCGTTTTGTCGAGGGTCTTCGGGCGGACATCCGTGCTGTGGTTCTGGTGCAGAGACCACCGGATCTGGATACGGCGTGTTCGCTTGCCTTGCTCCAGGAGGAAGTCGCGGGATGCGCCTACTCGACAGCACCACCGATGCCATCACCACGTGCGGTGGACACGGGACCGCGACCAGGAGGAGCGCTTCCTCTACCACCTCCTCCACCGCGCCCGACGCCTGCTCCAGCAACATCCGCTGTTGTCGATCGTCGTGGACTCGACGGCGCCCGCACGGACAGCTCCAAGGTCAAGGCGCTATGTGAGTTTCGACGTGCTCGAGGGCTCTGCTTCAAATGCGGTGAGCGCTGGGGCCATGATCATACATGCCCCACCACCGTACAACTCCACGTGGTCGAGGAACTTCTAGAACTCTTCGGCATCGATCCTGTTCTTGATCATGAGCAAACGCAGCCGGTGGAGACTGCTATGGCCATTTCCAAGCATGCCCTGACAGGTGACACATCGCCAAAGGCATTCCAAGTTCACGCATGGCTCCAGGGGCACGAAATACTCATGCTGGTTGTCTCCGGCAGCTCCACATCATTTGTAGATGCTCAATTGGCTGCCAGATTGGAAGGAGTGGTTCCATTGGCTCGTGCAGGGCATGTCAAAGTGGCAGGCGGAGGGGAACTTCAATGCCGAGCTTCCATTCCTCAGTGCAAGTGGTTTTCGCAAGGACATGAGTTTGTGACTGATATGAAGGTTCTGGAATTGGGTACTTATGATGCCATCCTTGGAATGGACTGGTTGGAGCAGAACAGCCTGATGACGGTCGACTGGAAGGGCAAGCACATTGCTATTCCATCACCTGGTGGGGTAGTGCATATCCACGGCCATCCATCAACTTCTTCATGTCCGGTTATCAACAGTATGCAGCTAGGCAGCTTGTGTCGCCAAGGGGCTGTCTCACACATGGTTCAGTTGTATCAAGTCACCTTGGGGGACGGAGAAGCACAAGAGGCTACCCCCGAATGCATTCAGGCGATACTGGAGCAATACCCTGATGTTTTTCAAGAACCAGAAGGGCTTCCCCCTCGGCGTAACTGTGACCATCACATACCACTGGTGCCGGGGGCACAGCCAGTGAACTTTCGTCCATACCGGCACAAACCTGAGCATAAGACAGAGATTGAGGAACAAGTGGCAGAACTACTCAAACAGGGTGTCATCAGACGCAGTGCTAGCCCGTTTGCATCCCCGGTGATTTTAGTAAAGAAGAAGGACGGCACATGGCGCCTCTGCGTAGATTATCGCCATCTCAATGCTATGACCACAGTGCCCAAATTTCCAGTACCAATAATTGAGGAGCTGCTTGACGAACT
Coding sequences within it:
- the LOC125539088 gene encoding uncharacterized protein LOC125539088, with amino-acid sequence MHQHLIRQFYTIRQTTSVVDYIERFESIMNHLASYSDNTHPYFYLTRFVEGLRADIRAVVLVQRPPDLDTACSLALLQEEVAGCAYSTAPPMPSPRAVDTGPRPGGALPLPPPPPRPTPAPATSAVVDRRGLDGARTDSSKVKALCEFRRARGLCFKCGERWGHDHTCPTTVQLHVVEELLELFGIDPVLDHEQTQPVETAMAISKHALTGDTSPKAFQVHAWLQGHEILMLVVSGSSTSFVDAQLAARLEGVVPLARAGHVKVAGGGELQCRASIPQCKWFSQGHEFVTDMKVLELGTYDAILGMDWLEQNSLMTVDWKGKHIAIPSPGGVVHIHGHPSTSSCPVINSMQLGSLCRQGAVSHMVQLYQVTLGDGEAQEATPECIQAILEQYPDVFQEPEGLPPRRNCDHHIPLVPGAQPVNFRPYRHKPEHKTEIEEQVAELLKQGVIRRSASPFASPVILVKKKDGTWRLCVDYRHLNAMTTVPKFPVPIIEELLDELHGAVWFSKLDL